A DNA window from Deltaproteobacteria bacterium contains the following coding sequences:
- a CDS encoding thioredoxin domain-containing protein, with product MNLLQNEKSPYLLQHKDNPVNWYSWGEAAFQAAKEQNKPIFLSIGYSTCHWCHVMAHESFENEQVAQVMNRYFINIKIDREERPDIDEIYMAAVHAMGQRGGWPLSIFLTPDLKPFYGGTYWPRVQFIGLLEKIAEIWRTDQANLQKSGEELLAHIRAQKDPDLTRVEMDEEIFKKFTEHSLATFDSKWGGFGSAPKFPQATQLSLLLRLYHQNKAPLLLHAVTYTLEKMARGGMYDHLGGGFARYSTDEKWLIPHFEKMLYDNALLAKTYLEACQVLADPSLCPSPPRGEGNLREMFASVAKEILDYVLRDLQHPEGGFFSAEDADSEGEEGKFYAWSYSELKQVLSEDEFQLFQKMYGVTESGNFEHSSNVLWPQDQFTWKDKENLFAKSAQEKLFAVREKRIRPHRDEKILTSWNGLMLSAFALGFRILGDQKYLSALKGTINFIFEKSGLFQEGKLFARYAQNEVKYAGYLDDYAFLIQGLLDFQEASPNPQILQRVVELQQKQKELFWDVTKGAFFFSDGLDESVLLRSKDCMDTALPSGNAVSAFNLLRLYHLTGDASFKEDALTIFSHFSKLISAYPHACSQMLIAYDFLLKAKQELVIMSASAEMEKMIQKISQVFHPHLTLTGSEKESNFPPLLKGRRIQNNQVTFYLCENQSCQLPENDLKIVLDKIG from the coding sequence ATGAATTTACTTCAAAATGAAAAATCCCCCTATCTCCTTCAACACAAAGATAATCCTGTAAATTGGTACTCTTGGGGTGAAGCAGCTTTCCAGGCTGCCAAAGAACAAAACAAACCTATCTTTCTGAGCATTGGTTATTCCACCTGTCATTGGTGTCACGTGATGGCACACGAGAGTTTTGAAAATGAGCAGGTGGCACAAGTGATGAACCGGTATTTTATCAATATCAAAATTGATCGGGAAGAACGGCCTGATATCGACGAAATCTACATGGCCGCTGTACATGCCATGGGGCAGCGGGGAGGTTGGCCGCTTTCAATATTTTTAACGCCCGACCTCAAACCCTTTTATGGGGGCACTTACTGGCCTCGCGTCCAATTTATAGGTTTACTTGAAAAAATTGCAGAAATTTGGAGAACCGATCAGGCGAATCTTCAGAAATCGGGGGAAGAACTTTTAGCACACATTCGTGCTCAAAAAGATCCGGATCTTACTCGTGTGGAAATGGATGAAGAAATTTTCAAAAAATTTACTGAACATTCTCTGGCTACTTTCGATTCGAAATGGGGTGGTTTTGGATCTGCTCCAAAGTTTCCGCAAGCCACACAACTTTCTTTGTTGCTGCGTCTCTACCATCAAAATAAGGCCCCGTTACTTTTGCATGCAGTCACATACACTTTAGAAAAAATGGCCCGTGGTGGAATGTACGATCACTTGGGTGGCGGTTTTGCGCGTTATTCTACCGATGAAAAATGGTTGATTCCTCACTTTGAAAAAATGCTATATGACAATGCCTTGCTCGCCAAAACCTATCTGGAAGCTTGTCAGGTGTTGGCAGACCCCTCACTCTGTCCCTCTCCCCCAAGGGGAGAGGGGAATTTGCGAGAGATGTTTGCTAGTGTTGCGAAAGAGATTTTGGATTATGTGTTGCGCGATTTGCAGCATCCGGAAGGCGGATTTTTTTCGGCGGAAGATGCCGACAGCGAAGGAGAAGAAGGAAAGTTTTATGCCTGGTCCTATTCTGAATTGAAACAAGTTTTAAGTGAAGATGAATTTCAGCTATTTCAAAAAATGTATGGGGTGACGGAGTCTGGAAATTTCGAGCACTCCTCGAATGTGCTTTGGCCTCAAGATCAATTTACCTGGAAGGACAAAGAAAATCTCTTTGCAAAATCGGCTCAAGAAAAACTTTTCGCAGTTCGAGAAAAAAGAATTCGACCTCATCGAGATGAAAAAATTCTCACTTCTTGGAATGGCTTAATGCTCTCTGCTTTTGCGCTAGGATTTCGAATTTTAGGGGATCAAAAATATTTGAGTGCTTTAAAGGGCACAATAAATTTTATTTTCGAGAAAAGTGGACTCTTTCAAGAGGGAAAGCTCTTTGCGCGCTATGCACAAAATGAAGTGAAATACGCAGGGTATTTAGACGACTATGCCTTTCTCATTCAAGGGTTGCTCGATTTCCAAGAGGCCTCTCCGAATCCACAAATTTTACAACGAGTCGTTGAACTGCAACAAAAACAAAAAGAACTCTTCTGGGATGTTACAAAAGGCGCCTTCTTTTTTAGCGACGGCTTAGACGAAAGCGTTTTGCTTCGCAGCAAAGACTGTATGGATACGGCCTTGCCCAGTGGGAATGCGGTGAGCGCCTTCAATTTGCTGCGCCTTTATCATTTAACAGGGGATGCTTCTTTTAAAGAAGATGCCCTCACTATTTTTTCCCATTTTTCAAAGCTCATCTCTGCCTATCCCCATGCCTGCTCACAAATGCTGATTGCTTATGATTTTCTGCTCAAGGCCAAGCAGGAATTGGTAATTATGTCGGCATCCGCTGAAATGGAAAAAATGATTCAAAAGATTTCACAAGTTTTTCATCCTCATCTCACTTTAACGGGATCGGAAAAGGAGTCGAATTTTCCCCCTTTACTCAAAGGACGCCGCATTCAAAATAATCAGGTCACTTTTTATTTGTGTGAGAATCAGAGTTGTCAGTTGCCCGAGAATGATCTGAAAATAGTTTTGGATAAAATAGGGTAA
- a CDS encoding type II toxin-antitoxin system RelE/ParE family toxin, with protein MIKYGVFISRPANNDIREIVNHIRLDKPKAATNFKKQILSKIKSLQYFPLRGKKVTDKFYWGSENDYEVFLGEYLIVYRVIEKTVSVNRVLHGRMETKDISLL; from the coding sequence GTGATAAAATACGGCGTTTTTATTTCTAGACCCGCTAACAACGATATTCGAGAAATTGTGAACCATATTCGTCTTGATAAACCAAAAGCAGCGACAAATTTCAAAAAACAAATCTTATCCAAAATCAAATCTCTCCAGTATTTTCCTTTACGTGGGAAAAAAGTAACAGACAAATTTTATTGGGGTTCAGAAAACGATTACGAAGTTTTCTTGGGGGAATATCTCATCGTGTATCGAGTGATTGAGAAAACAGTTTCTGTGAATCGTGTTTTGCATGGACGAATGGAAACGAAAGACATTTCATTATTATGA
- a CDS encoding type II toxin-antitoxin system Phd/YefM family antitoxin — protein MIRSLTEDIIPISDLVHGASKVIKRLQKTQRPIFVTQNGRATMVCMDVKDFEKRFEREVFIKALQEGSDAIERGDCVSLEEFKKELEKM, from the coding sequence ATGATTAGATCTTTAACTGAAGATATTATTCCCATTAGTGACCTGGTACATGGCGCAAGTAAGGTGATTAAACGTTTACAAAAAACACAGCGTCCTATTTTTGTGACACAAAATGGGAGAGCGACCATGGTGTGTATGGATGTAAAAGATTTTGAAAAACGTTTTGAAAGAGAGGTTTTTATTAAGGCTTTGCAGGAAGGGTCTGACGCCATTGAAAGAGGGGATTGCGTTAGCCTTGAAGAGTTCAAAAAAGAACTGGAGAAAATGTGA
- a CDS encoding glycosyltransferase produces MDASLIIPIFKAESFLEGTLKAVSSHLSTSTLNWELLLVLDASPDRSKLICEAFAKRKHPFTVRVLENSTNMGKGATVKAGMLAARGRYRMFTDCDLAYPMSEVEKVFESLKNGADIAIASRTHDESNYLFSTHKVSKIYKRHFISRSFNLFVNAILPLNHKDTQAGLKGFRSEVADYLFSQSKLQGFSFDVEILYLAQNAGLNIQEVGISYHHRDISTINFSREGFRMVRDIFKIRYWKLRKQYSDFISTNSIEEINPTCG; encoded by the coding sequence ATGGATGCTTCGCTGATTATACCCATCTTTAAGGCTGAATCTTTTTTAGAAGGCACTTTAAAAGCTGTCTCAAGCCATTTGAGTACTTCAACGCTAAATTGGGAGTTGCTCTTGGTTTTAGATGCAAGTCCTGACCGATCTAAATTGATTTGTGAAGCATTCGCCAAGCGAAAACATCCTTTCACAGTTCGAGTTCTGGAAAACTCAACAAATATGGGCAAGGGAGCAACCGTAAAAGCAGGCATGCTTGCGGCTCGGGGAAGATACCGGATGTTCACCGATTGCGATCTGGCTTATCCCATGAGCGAAGTGGAAAAGGTGTTTGAAAGCCTGAAAAATGGGGCGGATATTGCCATTGCTTCTCGCACTCACGATGAATCAAACTATCTCTTCTCCACGCATAAGGTTTCCAAAATTTACAAGCGACATTTCATTAGTCGCAGTTTTAATTTATTCGTCAATGCTATCCTCCCCTTGAACCACAAAGATACTCAAGCAGGCCTGAAAGGTTTTAGGAGCGAAGTTGCCGATTATCTTTTTTCTCAATCCAAACTTCAGGGTTTCAGCTTCGATGTAGAAATTCTTTATCTTGCCCAAAATGCCGGTCTGAATATCCAGGAAGTCGGTATCAGCTATCACCACCGAGACATCTCCACCATCAATTTCTCCCGAGAAGGTTTCCGCATGGTGAGAGATATTTTCAAAATCCGTTACTGGAAATTACGCAAACAATACAGTGACTTTATCTCCACCAATTCGATTGAAGAAATTAATCCTACATGCGGATGA
- a CDS encoding ChbG/HpnK family deacetylase, protein MKKLILHADDYGFAPSISDGILKAYEFGLLKSASALVNFPCSQTYLNKAKETKLDLGWHLNLSLGLPLSAPKKIPSLVDHKGSFFSLKKLLLKSFLGLLDKKELELELRAQLKFLQTHYGPVSHVDGHQHIHVFPGIRETLKKILLEEKIPYLRLPREVNFFQGKRKLTRLFLALQKGSGSLFWKETKVQSPAFYGLGLGKDSHSLHAWTKLLSTIHKDCAEVMLHPGFLNKGENLYGDDFPGNREAELECLLSASFKELIATKNFECRSFRLLLEP, encoded by the coding sequence TTGAAGAAATTAATCCTACATGCGGATGATTACGGCTTCGCTCCCAGCATCAGCGACGGCATTCTCAAGGCCTATGAATTTGGTCTTCTAAAATCCGCCAGCGCCCTGGTGAATTTTCCCTGCTCTCAAACTTATCTGAATAAAGCCAAAGAAACCAAGCTGGATCTAGGCTGGCATCTCAACTTGAGTCTGGGCCTTCCTCTTTCGGCTCCCAAAAAAATCCCTTCGCTGGTCGATCACAAGGGCTCCTTTTTTAGCTTAAAAAAACTTCTGCTGAAAAGCTTTTTGGGTTTGCTAGACAAAAAAGAATTAGAACTGGAATTACGGGCTCAATTAAAATTCCTGCAAACACATTATGGCCCTGTATCCCACGTGGATGGACATCAACATATACACGTTTTCCCTGGTATCCGTGAGACTCTGAAAAAAATCTTGTTAGAAGAAAAAATCCCTTACTTGCGCCTGCCGCGAGAAGTAAATTTTTTTCAAGGGAAACGAAAACTCACCCGACTTTTTCTCGCTCTTCAAAAAGGTTCAGGCTCACTTTTTTGGAAAGAAACAAAGGTCCAAAGCCCGGCCTTCTATGGTTTAGGGCTAGGCAAAGATTCTCATAGCCTGCACGCCTGGACCAAACTACTTTCTACGATTCACAAGGACTGCGCTGAAGTGATGTTGCATCCAGGTTTTCTCAATAAAGGAGAAAATCTTTACGGAGATGATTTTCCAGGAAATCGCGAAGCTGAACTTGAGTGCTTGCTCAGCGCTTCTTTTAAAGAATTAATTGCCACTAAAAATTTCGAGTGCAGGAGTTTTCGTTTGCTACTAGAACCCTAA
- a CDS encoding glycosyltransferase family 39 protein, protein MLKSKSNFLSAGPSLFFLWIFCILLTRLPSLYHDFTQVDEVLFALGTKIWLKGGIPYIDFVETKALGIYYFYAFASLLSGKSGQVSLLSIHLLTLVCVFLTTFFIYQIALKLYSEKAAFYSSLFFIFFSTNFLPNIIAANMEVILLLPYTISVFLILKHAKAVRLKHCFFSGIFFSAALLIKQQAGMLLPLQLIYFLFLLPRPQLWTLRKGLLASLVFLIGCVPLPLLMLLHLQKLGSLNAFFFWVVSESLNYVWRGDLAIDGWAKFFSRGLPFILATALPWILCGQRLIYFLRNRNFIPLHSKLQENYLWIWFFLSFFPIAAGHRFFDHYFLIIFPPLSLLAGLAVDQWAPEQWRRYKIAFFIAFFLPSLGFTLLRYNMHSMYAYTQKEDLETYRPYGEQLKKLTREDDRVFVWGYAPSIYWYSGRLPATRFLWSDLLSGRVPGMNVNKFSTEEIAKFKMPESWNMLWEDFEKHPPQIIMDTGTAGFHDYQKIPMSVYPQLWEYVQKNYEELESFQGARVFRRKNL, encoded by the coding sequence ATGCTAAAATCAAAATCTAATTTTCTTTCTGCCGGGCCCTCTCTTTTTTTTCTTTGGATCTTCTGCATCCTGCTCACCCGACTTCCATCTCTCTATCACGATTTTACTCAGGTGGATGAGGTGCTGTTCGCCCTGGGCACTAAAATCTGGCTAAAAGGCGGCATTCCTTACATCGATTTTGTGGAAACCAAGGCCTTGGGCATTTATTATTTCTACGCCTTTGCCTCTTTGCTCAGCGGAAAAAGCGGACAGGTCTCTTTGCTTTCCATCCATCTGCTCACACTCGTTTGTGTTTTTTTGACGACCTTTTTTATCTATCAAATTGCGCTCAAACTTTATTCGGAAAAGGCCGCGTTTTACAGCAGCTTATTTTTCATCTTCTTTAGTACCAATTTTTTGCCCAACATCATCGCTGCCAACATGGAAGTGATTCTTTTGCTTCCTTACACAATCTCGGTGTTTCTTATTTTAAAGCATGCAAAGGCAGTGCGACTCAAACACTGCTTTTTCAGCGGGATTTTTTTCAGCGCCGCCCTCCTCATCAAGCAACAAGCCGGGATGCTGCTTCCTCTCCAGTTGATCTACTTTCTTTTTCTCCTTCCCCGTCCTCAGCTGTGGACCCTTAGAAAGGGTTTGCTGGCAAGTCTTGTTTTTTTAATCGGATGCGTCCCACTTCCCCTGCTCATGTTGCTGCATCTTCAAAAGCTGGGCAGTTTGAATGCCTTCTTTTTTTGGGTAGTTTCAGAAAGCCTGAATTACGTTTGGCGAGGCGATCTGGCCATCGATGGCTGGGCAAAGTTTTTTTCACGAGGGCTTCCCTTTATTCTTGCCACCGCTCTGCCCTGGATACTTTGCGGCCAACGTCTTATTTACTTTCTTAGAAATCGAAACTTCATCCCCCTGCATTCCAAACTGCAGGAAAACTATTTATGGATCTGGTTCTTTCTCAGTTTTTTCCCTATTGCCGCCGGTCACCGTTTTTTTGATCACTACTTTCTCATCATTTTCCCTCCCTTGTCTCTACTCGCAGGGCTGGCGGTAGATCAATGGGCCCCCGAACAATGGCGACGCTATAAAATTGCTTTTTTCATAGCCTTCTTTTTACCCAGCCTTGGCTTTACTTTGCTTCGATACAACATGCATTCCATGTATGCTTACACGCAGAAAGAAGACCTGGAAACCTATCGCCCTTATGGCGAGCAGCTCAAAAAATTAACCCGGGAAGACGACCGCGTATTTGTTTGGGGTTATGCTCCGTCGATTTATTGGTATTCCGGTCGTTTGCCGGCCACTCGCTTTTTATGGAGCGATCTTCTTTCAGGAAGAGTTCCAGGAATGAACGTCAATAAATTCAGCACGGAAGAAATTGCAAAGTTTAAAATGCCTGAATCCTGGAACATGCTCTGGGAAGATTTTGAAAAACATCCCCCGCAAATTATCATGGATACTGGAACCGCTGGATTTCACGACTATCAAAAAATTCCCATGAGTGTTTATCCTCAGCTTTGGGAATATGTGCAGAAAAATTACGAGGAGCTAGAATCATTCCAAGGGGCGAGAGTGTTTAGAAGGAAAAATCTTTAA
- the clpB gene encoding ATP-dependent chaperone ClpB has protein sequence MRYDKFTVKTQEALSEAQNLAAEHGNQQMEPEHLLLALLRQEEGIVPSILQKIGVDPKKVQNDTIGLIEKFPKVSGGSGEYIAPTFKKALEEAQKEAAQLKDDYVSTEHLLLAFVDLKEARLSRFLKERGVSRESLMKALLDIRGSHRVSDQNPEGKYQSLKKYCRDLTDLARRGKMDPVIGRDDEVRRVVQVLSRRTKNNPVLIGEPGVGKTAIVEGLAQRIAHGDVPESLRDKTLLSLDLGALLAGTKYRGEFEDRLKSLIKEITEAEGKIILFIDELHTLVGAGAGEGAMDASNMLKPALARGELRCVGATTLDEYRKHVEKDPALERRFQSVFVGEPSVEDAIAILRGLKERYEVHHGVRIKDEAIVAAVQLSHRYITSRFLPDKAIDLIDESASKLRIEIDSLPTVIDEIERKITQYEIERQALKKEQDAASQERLARIEKDLVGLREETSKLKAHWQNEKEVISKIRTVKEKIEQTKQESERAERSGDLNKAAELKYGVLLGLEKELKTENEKLAKLQSKKKMLKEEVGAEDIAEVVAKWTGVPISRMMEGEVEKLVHMEDRLRQRVIGQEEALLKVANAVRRSRAGLQDPNRPIGSFIFLGPTGVGKTETARALAEFMFDDEAAMTRIDMSEYMEKHSVSRLIGAPPGYVGYEEGGQLTETVRRRPYSVVLFDEIEKAHPDVFNILLQVLDDGRLTDGQGRTVDFKNTVIIMTSNVGSHFAYLGLPERDMETSMMEELRKHFRPEFLNRVDDIIIFDALKEEQIKHIVEVQLKRLEKLLADRKMTLHLTEGAKIYLAKHGFDPQYGARPLKRAIQKYIQDPLALKILKGEFKEGDSIEADAGEIGAVVFRKV, from the coding sequence ATGCGCTATGACAAATTTACAGTAAAAACCCAAGAGGCCCTCAGTGAAGCCCAGAACCTTGCTGCCGAACATGGCAATCAGCAAATGGAGCCGGAACATTTGTTACTGGCCCTGCTTAGGCAGGAGGAGGGGATTGTTCCTTCTATCCTTCAAAAAATCGGTGTGGACCCCAAAAAAGTTCAAAATGATACAATCGGTCTGATCGAAAAATTTCCAAAAGTTTCAGGAGGATCGGGAGAATACATTGCGCCAACGTTTAAGAAAGCCCTTGAGGAGGCTCAGAAGGAAGCCGCTCAGTTGAAAGATGATTATGTGAGCACCGAACATCTCTTGCTGGCCTTTGTCGATCTGAAAGAAGCGCGACTTTCCAGGTTTTTAAAGGAGAGAGGGGTGAGTCGAGAATCCTTGATGAAAGCCCTGCTGGATATCCGGGGTTCTCATCGAGTGAGTGATCAAAATCCGGAAGGTAAATATCAATCTCTCAAAAAATATTGTCGTGATTTAACGGACCTGGCTCGTCGCGGAAAGATGGATCCGGTGATTGGACGGGACGATGAGGTGCGTCGCGTGGTTCAGGTGCTCTCCCGTCGGACCAAAAATAATCCGGTACTCATTGGTGAGCCGGGGGTTGGAAAAACCGCTATCGTCGAGGGCTTGGCCCAACGGATTGCCCATGGGGATGTTCCCGAAAGTTTAAGAGATAAAACTTTATTGTCCTTAGATTTGGGGGCGCTGCTTGCGGGCACTAAATATCGGGGAGAATTTGAGGATCGACTCAAATCCTTAATCAAAGAAATCACCGAGGCAGAAGGAAAGATCATTCTCTTCATCGATGAGCTTCACACCTTGGTGGGGGCGGGTGCGGGAGAAGGGGCCATGGATGCCTCCAATATGCTGAAGCCCGCCTTGGCAAGGGGCGAGCTGCGTTGCGTGGGAGCCACCACTCTAGACGAATATCGCAAACATGTCGAAAAAGATCCTGCCCTGGAAAGGCGCTTTCAGTCTGTCTTTGTCGGCGAACCCAGCGTGGAAGATGCCATTGCCATTTTGCGTGGGCTCAAGGAACGCTACGAAGTCCATCACGGCGTGCGTATCAAAGATGAAGCCATTGTGGCGGCGGTGCAGCTTTCCCATCGTTATATTACCTCCCGTTTTTTACCGGATAAAGCCATCGATCTTATCGATGAATCGGCCTCCAAATTACGCATCGAAATCGACAGTCTCCCGACAGTGATCGATGAAATCGAACGCAAAATCACCCAATATGAAATCGAACGCCAGGCCCTGAAAAAAGAGCAAGATGCGGCCTCACAAGAGAGATTGGCCCGTATCGAAAAGGATTTAGTGGGTTTGCGCGAAGAAACCTCAAAGCTGAAGGCGCATTGGCAAAATGAAAAAGAAGTGATTTCTAAAATTAGAACTGTGAAAGAAAAAATCGAGCAAACCAAGCAGGAGAGCGAGCGGGCGGAGCGCTCGGGAGACCTTAATAAGGCGGCCGAATTAAAATATGGGGTGCTGCTGGGTCTTGAAAAAGAATTGAAAACTGAAAATGAAAAACTGGCTAAGTTGCAAAGCAAAAAGAAAATGCTTAAAGAAGAAGTGGGAGCCGAAGACATTGCCGAGGTGGTGGCCAAATGGACAGGAGTGCCTATTTCCCGAATGATGGAAGGGGAAGTGGAAAAGCTGGTGCACATGGAAGATCGCCTGCGTCAACGAGTGATCGGTCAGGAAGAAGCACTTTTGAAAGTGGCCAACGCCGTACGACGTTCTCGTGCGGGTTTGCAGGATCCCAATCGCCCCATTGGCTCTTTCATCTTCTTGGGCCCAACGGGAGTGGGCAAAACAGAAACCGCCCGAGCCCTGGCCGAATTCATGTTTGACGACGAGGCCGCCATGACGCGCATTGATATGAGCGAGTATATGGAAAAGCACAGTGTGTCCCGTCTCATCGGTGCTCCTCCGGGCTATGTGGGTTATGAAGAAGGGGGTCAACTCACCGAAACGGTTCGACGTCGGCCTTATTCAGTGGTGCTTTTCGATGAAATTGAAAAAGCGCATCCGGATGTTTTCAATATTTTGTTGCAGGTGCTGGACGACGGCAGACTTACGGATGGTCAAGGTCGTACGGTCGATTTTAAGAATACAGTGATCATCATGACCTCTAATGTTGGTTCTCATTTCGCCTATCTGGGTCTTCCCGAAAGAGATATGGAAACTAGTATGATGGAAGAATTGCGCAAACATTTCAGGCCCGAATTTTTGAACCGTGTGGATGACATCATTATTTTTGATGCCCTCAAAGAAGAGCAGATCAAACACATTGTTGAAGTACAATTGAAACGCCTGGAGAAATTGTTGGCAGATCGCAAAATGACCCTGCATCTCACCGAAGGGGCCAAAATCTATCTGGCCAAGCATGGCTTTGATCCTCAATATGGAGCAAGGCCTTTGAAGCGGGCTATTCAAAAGTATATTCAAGATCCGCTTGCCCTGAAGATTCTTAAAGGAGAGTTTAAAGAAGGAGATAGTATTGAAGCGGATGCGGGGGAAATAGGGGCGGTGGTATTTCGGAAGGTTTAG
- a CDS encoding TIGR00730 family Rossman fold protein yields the protein MRKRICVFCGANPGRNGDYTEAAERLGKALVDRNIALVYGGTTVGLMGSVAKTVTELGGEVHGVIPTFLSKVEFPNHQVTHFYEVGSMHERKQKMHDLSDAFIALPGGFGTMEEIFETLTWGQLGLHKKPSLFLNIKGYYRSLLSFFDHAIAEGFVRDSHRGLYLIEEDPVKAVGKLDTLIEATQRNPKVKSLLAKKM from the coding sequence ATGAGAAAACGAATTTGCGTGTTTTGCGGAGCAAACCCCGGAAGAAATGGTGACTATACCGAAGCAGCCGAAAGATTAGGAAAAGCCTTGGTAGATCGTAACATTGCCCTCGTCTACGGGGGAACCACTGTCGGCCTTATGGGCAGCGTGGCTAAAACAGTGACCGAGCTGGGAGGGGAAGTTCATGGTGTGATTCCTACCTTCTTGAGCAAAGTGGAATTTCCAAATCATCAAGTCACTCACTTTTATGAAGTGGGCAGCATGCACGAACGAAAGCAAAAAATGCACGACCTGTCCGATGCCTTCATTGCTTTGCCTGGCGGATTCGGAACCATGGAAGAAATTTTTGAAACCCTTACCTGGGGACAACTTGGGCTGCACAAAAAACCTTCTCTCTTTTTGAACATCAAAGGCTATTACCGCTCTCTCCTCAGTTTTTTTGATCATGCCATCGCCGAAGGCTTCGTTCGAGATTCACATCGGGGCTTATACCTAATTGAAGAAGATCCTGTGAAGGCAGTGGGAAAACTGGACACCCTCATTGAGGCCACACAGAGAAACCCCAAGGTCAAATCCCTTCTGGCCAAGAAGATGTAA